The Nycticebus coucang isolate mNycCou1 chromosome 5, mNycCou1.pri, whole genome shotgun sequence genome window below encodes:
- the AMD1 gene encoding S-adenosylmethionine decarboxylase proenzyme isoform X2, with the protein MFEVLSNLSEWDILLKDVQCSIISVTKTDKQEAYVLSESSMFVSKRRFILKTCGTTLLLKALVPLLKLARDYSGFDSIQSFFYSRKNFMKPSHQGYPHRNFQEEIEFLNAIFPNGAAYCMGRMNSDCWYLYTLDFPESRVISQPDQTLEILMSELDPAVMDQFYMKDGVTAKDVTRESGIRDLIPGSVIDATLFNPCGYSMNGMKSDGTYWTIHITPEPEFSYVSFETNLSQTSYDDLIRKVVEVFKPGKFVTTLFVNQSSKCRTVLSSPQKIEGFKRLDCQSAMFNDYNFVFTSFAKKQQQQQS; encoded by the exons ATGTTTGAAGTCTTAAGTAATTT aTCTGAGTGGGACATACTTTTGAAGGATGTGCAATGTTCAATCATAAGTGTGACAAAAACTGACAAGCAGGAAGCTTATGTACTCAG TGAGAGTAGCATGTTTGTCTCCAAGAGACGTTTCATTTTGAAGACATGTGGTACCACCCTCTTGCTGAAAGCACTGGTTCCCCTGTTGAAGCTTGCTAGGGATTACAGTGGGTTTGACTCAATTCAA agcttCTTTTATTCTCGTAAGAATTTCATGAAGCCTTCTCACCAAGGGTACCCACACCGGAatttccaggaagaaatagaatttctaaatGCAATTTTCCCAA ATGGAGCAGCATATTGTATGGGACGTATGAATTCTGATTGTTG gTACTTATATACTCTGGATTTCCCAGAGAGTCGAGTAATCAGTCAGCCAGATCAAACCCTGGAAATTCTGATGAGTGAGCTTGACCCAGCAGTTATGGACCAGTTCTACATGAAAGATGGTGTTACTGCAAAGGATGTCACTCGT GAGAGTGGAATTCGTGACCTGATACCAGGTTCTGTCATTGATGCCACATTGTTCAATCCTTGTGGGTATTCAATGAATGGAATGAAATCGGAT GGAACTTATTGGACTATTCACATCACTCCAGAACCAGAATTTTCTTATGTTAGCTTTGAAACAAACTTAAGTCAGACCTCCTATGATGACCTGATCAGGAAAGTTGTGGAAGTCTTCAAGCCAGGAAAATTTGTGACCACCTTGTTTGTTAATCAG agttcTAAGTGTCGCACAGTGCTTTCTTCACCCCAGAAGATTGAAGGCTTTAAACGTCTTGATTGTCAGAGTGCTATGTTCAATgattacaattttgtttttaccaGTTTTGCTAAGAAGCAGCAACAACAGCAGAGttga
- the AMD1 gene encoding S-adenosylmethionine decarboxylase proenzyme isoform X4 has translation MFVSKRRFILKTCGTTLLLKALVPLLKLARDYSGFDSIQSFFYSRKNFMKPSHQGYPHRNFQEEIEFLNAIFPNGAAYCMGRMNSDCWYLYTLDFPESRVISQPDQTLEILMSELDPAVMDQFYMKDGVTAKDVTRESGIRDLIPGSVIDATLFNPCGYSMNGMKSDGTYWTIHITPEPEFSYVSFETNLSQTSYDDLIRKVVEVFKPGKFVTTLFVNQSSKCRTVLSSPQKIEGFKRLDCQSAMFNDYNFVFTSFAKKQQQQQS, from the exons ATGTTTGTCTCCAAGAGACGTTTCATTTTGAAGACATGTGGTACCACCCTCTTGCTGAAAGCACTGGTTCCCCTGTTGAAGCTTGCTAGGGATTACAGTGGGTTTGACTCAATTCAA agcttCTTTTATTCTCGTAAGAATTTCATGAAGCCTTCTCACCAAGGGTACCCACACCGGAatttccaggaagaaatagaatttctaaatGCAATTTTCCCAA ATGGAGCAGCATATTGTATGGGACGTATGAATTCTGATTGTTG gTACTTATATACTCTGGATTTCCCAGAGAGTCGAGTAATCAGTCAGCCAGATCAAACCCTGGAAATTCTGATGAGTGAGCTTGACCCAGCAGTTATGGACCAGTTCTACATGAAAGATGGTGTTACTGCAAAGGATGTCACTCGT GAGAGTGGAATTCGTGACCTGATACCAGGTTCTGTCATTGATGCCACATTGTTCAATCCTTGTGGGTATTCAATGAATGGAATGAAATCGGAT GGAACTTATTGGACTATTCACATCACTCCAGAACCAGAATTTTCTTATGTTAGCTTTGAAACAAACTTAAGTCAGACCTCCTATGATGACCTGATCAGGAAAGTTGTGGAAGTCTTCAAGCCAGGAAAATTTGTGACCACCTTGTTTGTTAATCAG agttcTAAGTGTCGCACAGTGCTTTCTTCACCCCAGAAGATTGAAGGCTTTAAACGTCTTGATTGTCAGAGTGCTATGTTCAATgattacaattttgtttttaccaGTTTTGCTAAGAAGCAGCAACAACAGCAGAGttga
- the AMD1 gene encoding S-adenosylmethionine decarboxylase proenzyme isoform X3, with product MEAAHFFEGTEKLLEVWFSRQQPDANQGSGDLRTIPSESSMFVSKRRFILKTCGTTLLLKALVPLLKLARDYSGFDSIQSFFYSRKNFMKPSHQGYPHRNFQEEIEFLNAIFPNGAAYCMGRMNSDCWYLYTLDFPESRVISQPDQTLEILMSELDPAVMDQFYMKDGVTAKDVTRESGIRDLIPGSVIDATLFNPCGYSMNGMKSDGTYWTIHITPEPEFSYVSFETNLSQTSYDDLIRKVVEVFKPGKFVTTLFVNQSSKCRTVLSSPQKIEGFKRLDCQSAMFNDYNFVFTSFAKKQQQQQS from the exons ATGGAAGCTGCACATTTTTTCGAAGGGACGGAGAAGCTGCTGGAGGTTTGGTTCTCCCGGCAGCAACCTGACGCAAACCAAGGATCTGGGGATCTTCGCACTATCCCAAG TGAGAGTAGCATGTTTGTCTCCAAGAGACGTTTCATTTTGAAGACATGTGGTACCACCCTCTTGCTGAAAGCACTGGTTCCCCTGTTGAAGCTTGCTAGGGATTACAGTGGGTTTGACTCAATTCAA agcttCTTTTATTCTCGTAAGAATTTCATGAAGCCTTCTCACCAAGGGTACCCACACCGGAatttccaggaagaaatagaatttctaaatGCAATTTTCCCAA ATGGAGCAGCATATTGTATGGGACGTATGAATTCTGATTGTTG gTACTTATATACTCTGGATTTCCCAGAGAGTCGAGTAATCAGTCAGCCAGATCAAACCCTGGAAATTCTGATGAGTGAGCTTGACCCAGCAGTTATGGACCAGTTCTACATGAAAGATGGTGTTACTGCAAAGGATGTCACTCGT GAGAGTGGAATTCGTGACCTGATACCAGGTTCTGTCATTGATGCCACATTGTTCAATCCTTGTGGGTATTCAATGAATGGAATGAAATCGGAT GGAACTTATTGGACTATTCACATCACTCCAGAACCAGAATTTTCTTATGTTAGCTTTGAAACAAACTTAAGTCAGACCTCCTATGATGACCTGATCAGGAAAGTTGTGGAAGTCTTCAAGCCAGGAAAATTTGTGACCACCTTGTTTGTTAATCAG agttcTAAGTGTCGCACAGTGCTTTCTTCACCCCAGAAGATTGAAGGCTTTAAACGTCTTGATTGTCAGAGTGCTATGTTCAATgattacaattttgtttttaccaGTTTTGCTAAGAAGCAGCAACAACAGCAGAGttga
- the AMD1 gene encoding S-adenosylmethionine decarboxylase proenzyme isoform X1 has product MEAAHFFEGTEKLLEVWFSRQQPDANQGSGDLRTIPRSEWDILLKDVQCSIISVTKTDKQEAYVLSESSMFVSKRRFILKTCGTTLLLKALVPLLKLARDYSGFDSIQSFFYSRKNFMKPSHQGYPHRNFQEEIEFLNAIFPNGAAYCMGRMNSDCWYLYTLDFPESRVISQPDQTLEILMSELDPAVMDQFYMKDGVTAKDVTRESGIRDLIPGSVIDATLFNPCGYSMNGMKSDGTYWTIHITPEPEFSYVSFETNLSQTSYDDLIRKVVEVFKPGKFVTTLFVNQSSKCRTVLSSPQKIEGFKRLDCQSAMFNDYNFVFTSFAKKQQQQQS; this is encoded by the exons ATGGAAGCTGCACATTTTTTCGAAGGGACGGAGAAGCTGCTGGAGGTTTGGTTCTCCCGGCAGCAACCTGACGCAAACCAAGGATCTGGGGATCTTCGCACTATCCCAAG aTCTGAGTGGGACATACTTTTGAAGGATGTGCAATGTTCAATCATAAGTGTGACAAAAACTGACAAGCAGGAAGCTTATGTACTCAG TGAGAGTAGCATGTTTGTCTCCAAGAGACGTTTCATTTTGAAGACATGTGGTACCACCCTCTTGCTGAAAGCACTGGTTCCCCTGTTGAAGCTTGCTAGGGATTACAGTGGGTTTGACTCAATTCAA agcttCTTTTATTCTCGTAAGAATTTCATGAAGCCTTCTCACCAAGGGTACCCACACCGGAatttccaggaagaaatagaatttctaaatGCAATTTTCCCAA ATGGAGCAGCATATTGTATGGGACGTATGAATTCTGATTGTTG gTACTTATATACTCTGGATTTCCCAGAGAGTCGAGTAATCAGTCAGCCAGATCAAACCCTGGAAATTCTGATGAGTGAGCTTGACCCAGCAGTTATGGACCAGTTCTACATGAAAGATGGTGTTACTGCAAAGGATGTCACTCGT GAGAGTGGAATTCGTGACCTGATACCAGGTTCTGTCATTGATGCCACATTGTTCAATCCTTGTGGGTATTCAATGAATGGAATGAAATCGGAT GGAACTTATTGGACTATTCACATCACTCCAGAACCAGAATTTTCTTATGTTAGCTTTGAAACAAACTTAAGTCAGACCTCCTATGATGACCTGATCAGGAAAGTTGTGGAAGTCTTCAAGCCAGGAAAATTTGTGACCACCTTGTTTGTTAATCAG agttcTAAGTGTCGCACAGTGCTTTCTTCACCCCAGAAGATTGAAGGCTTTAAACGTCTTGATTGTCAGAGTGCTATGTTCAATgattacaattttgtttttaccaGTTTTGCTAAGAAGCAGCAACAACAGCAGAGttga